A single region of the Brassica rapa cultivar Chiifu-401-42 chromosome A03, CAAS_Brap_v3.01, whole genome shotgun sequence genome encodes:
- the LOC103856947 gene encoding zinc finger protein ZAT1-like, whose amino-acid sequence MEQCYKDDCGSSLGFIVEKRKDIEKDQAEDDEKEPKSISLREEDNDDRANSIDLEGDVEEEEEKKHMCSECGKQFMSGKALGGHKRIHVLENQNKSGESEIDCSVCHKKFTSRKALYGHMRFHPHRTWKGVLPPPPPPHPLGNSSSSTLSIDDHHVGEFTSSDHDDDDDDDDGYDNIDAKDLMLLATTAEAVNLDVAETSDSHSAEDMKKKKRRLSEIEKVSSSSSTHDHHHQLGDVAAAAEEGGGAREKHVCVTCNKSFTSYQALGGHRASHNKVKVLESHQARANSEALLLGTEAMITGLASAQASNTSLSSGNNGDHVCDICHKSFPTGQALGGHKRRHWTGPVSSEAVTAAPTAPAAASSSQVTETVQEVKKFEFDLNELPPNEG is encoded by the coding sequence ATGGAACAGTGTTACAAAGACGACTGTGGATCCTCACTTGGATTCATAGTTGAAAAGAGAAAAGACATAGAAAAAGATCAAGCTGAAGATGATGAGAAAGAACCTAAAAGTATCAGTCTAAGGGAAGAAGATAATGATGATAGAGCTAACAGTATAGATCTAGAAGGAgatgtggaagaagaagaagagaagaagcatATGTGTTCTGAATGTGGTAAACAGTTTATGTCTGGTAAGGCTTTAGGAGGTCATAAAAGAATTCATGTGCTCGAAAATCAGAACAAGTCTGGTGAATCCGAAATTGATTGTAGTGTTTGCCATAAGAAGTTTACATCAAGGAAGGCTTTATATGGACACATGAGGTTTCATCCACACAGAACATGGAAAGGAGTtttgcctcctcctcctcctcctcatccaCTTGGTAATTCATCCTCTTCTACACTCTCTATTGATGATCATCATGTTGGTGAGTTTACAAGCTCggatcatgatgatgatgatgatgatgatgatggttatGATAACATTGATGCTAAGGATCTAATGCTCTTAGCTACTACTGCGGAAGCTGTTAATCTCGATGTTGCTGAGACTTCTGATTCACACTCTGCCGAagatatgaagaagaagaagagaagattaTCTGAGATAGAGAaggtatcatcatcatcatctactcatgatcatcatcatcagcttgGGGATGTTGCTGCTGCAGCTGAGGAAGGTGGTGGTGCACGTGAGAAGCACGTGTGTGTGACTTGCAACAAGTCGTTTACTTCTTATCAAGCTTTAGGAGGTCATAGAGCAAGTCACAACAAGGTCAAAGTTTTGGAGAGTCATCAAGCTAGGGCAAACAGTGAAGCTTTATTACTTGGAACCGAAGCCATGATAACTGGTTTAGCTAGTGCTCAAGCATCAAACACATCTTTAAGCAGTGGTAATAATGGAGATCACGTTTGTGACATTTGTCACAAAAGTTTCCCAACAGGTCAAGCTCTTGGAGGTCATAAGAGACGCCATTGGACTGGACCAGTTTCTAGTGAGGCTGTAACCGCTGCTCCAACCGCTCCGGCAGCAGCTTCTTCTAGTCAAGTAACAGAGACAGTGCAAGAAGTGAAGAAATTTGAGTTTGACTTGAATGAGTTGCCACCTAACGAAGGATAA
- the LOC103856948 gene encoding GPI-anchored protein LLG1 codes for MSLKFVSGALFFCLLLTIFPSFSSSSFISDGVFGSQALVTGRNLLQTKKTCPVNFEFMNYTIITSQCKGPKFPVKECCSAFLDFACPYTEQLNDLSNDCATTMFSYINLYGQYPPGLFANQCKGGKEGLECPAMSPASAADVNAAVNTASTPLWLTIFAALLVFVKLL; via the exons ATGTCTCTCAAGTTCGTCTCTGGAGCTCTTTTCTTCTGTCTTTTACTCACAATATTTCCTTctttctcatcctccagtttcATCTCAg ATGGTGTGTTCGGATCTCAGGCTTTGGTTACCGGAAGAAACCTACTTCAGACCAAGAAAA CATGTCCAGTGAACTTTGAGTTTATGAACTATACAATCATAACAAGCCAGTGCAAAGGTCCCAAATTCCCAGTAAAGGAATGCTGCTCCGCGTTTTTGGACTTTGCGTGTCCTTACACCGAACAGCTCAACGACCTGAGTAACGATTGTGCTACCACTATGTTCAGTTACATCAATCTCTATGGGCAATACCCGCCTGGACTTTTCGCTAACCAGTGCAAAGGAGGTAAAGAAGGTCTAGAGTGCCCCGCTATGTCTCCTGCTTCAGCGGCAGACGTAAACGCAGCCGTCAACACCGCTTCTACTCCTCTTTGGCTGACCATTTTTGCAGCTTTGTTGGTTTTTGTTAAATTGTTATGA